A window of Gemmatimonadaceae bacterium contains these coding sequences:
- a CDS encoding alginate lyase family protein, producing MRVVSVAAGLAFLWNASPACQTTVTGRLVVPGPGAAALQETKARVKARDPRVMPAYDKLISDANAALGTPLVAVTDKSTLLPPSNDRHDYFSLSPYWWPDSTKKDGLPYIRHDGVTNPESKRDLDQPRVAALGWNLQTLALAYYFTGDEKYAKRAAQQLHRWFLDPATKMNPHLRYTQLVRGNPAERGSGIIDTRWFIEVVEASALLRRSKSWAAEHEQDLKKWFRAYLDWLMTSPNGKHEHDAKNNHGSWFAAQTATYAMFVGDTALARRIVDEAKPRIGSQIKPDGSQPIELERTRSMHYSSFNVEALSRVAEIGRSLGIDLWTYQAPEGGSLRRAIDHLGKYSGTGVKWPGQQIDAVDPGLLVIHFRRARVVWNDPSYDAVVARLRVRGDRSALLYPSVQ from the coding sequence GTGAGAGTTGTTTCTGTTGCGGCGGGACTCGCGTTCCTCTGGAACGCGAGTCCCGCCTGTCAGACGACGGTGACCGGGCGCCTGGTTGTTCCAGGACCAGGCGCCGCTGCGCTCCAGGAAACAAAGGCACGCGTCAAAGCGCGAGATCCGCGTGTGATGCCGGCATACGACAAGCTCATCTCCGATGCGAACGCCGCGCTTGGTACTCCACTCGTCGCCGTAACGGACAAGTCTACGCTGCTTCCGCCGAGCAACGATAGGCACGATTACTTCAGCCTGAGTCCCTACTGGTGGCCCGACTCGACGAAGAAGGATGGGCTCCCATACATTCGCCATGACGGCGTGACCAACCCCGAAAGCAAGCGCGATCTCGATCAGCCGCGCGTCGCGGCGCTCGGCTGGAATCTGCAGACACTCGCCCTCGCGTACTACTTCACGGGAGACGAGAAATACGCGAAGCGCGCGGCGCAGCAGCTTCACCGCTGGTTCCTCGACCCCGCGACGAAAATGAACCCGCACCTGCGTTACACACAGCTCGTGCGTGGAAATCCGGCGGAGCGCGGCAGCGGAATCATCGATACACGCTGGTTCATTGAAGTCGTGGAGGCGTCGGCTCTGTTGCGCCGCTCGAAAAGCTGGGCGGCAGAACATGAGCAGGATCTAAAGAAATGGTTTCGGGCTTATCTGGACTGGCTGATGACGAGCCCGAACGGAAAGCACGAGCACGACGCGAAAAACAACCATGGATCATGGTTCGCCGCGCAGACTGCGACGTACGCGATGTTCGTCGGCGACACAGCGCTCGCCCGGCGCATCGTCGACGAAGCGAAGCCGAGGATTGGCTCGCAGATCAAGCCGGACGGAAGTCAGCCGATCGAGCTCGAGCGCACTCGCTCGATGCATTACTCGAGCTTTAACGTTGAAGCATTATCGAGAGTCGCTGAGATCGGGCGTTCGCTCGGCATCGACCTGTGGACTTATCAGGCGCCCGAGGGAGGAAGTCTTCGGCGCGCGATCGACCATCTGGGGAAGTACAGCGGCACCGGCGTCAAATGGCCGGGTCAGCAAATCGATGCCGTCGATCCCGGGTTGCTCGTGATTCATTTCCGGCGTGCGCGAGTTGTCTGGAATGATCCGAGCTACGATGCCGTTGTCGCGCGCTTGCGTGTTCGAGGTGATCGGAGTGCGCTCCTCTACCCCTCGGTGCAGTGA
- a CDS encoding heparinase II/III family protein, with protein sequence MFLWLAGRSLLTAIAGLIVPTLTNAQSHPSVFITKAEAQAIRTAAPQFPLLKRSLDEAKAIVGKALASPIDVPQPGEAGGYAHERHKQNYREMQLAGVLYQTTGDQRYARFVRDMLEKYAVLYPTLGAHPLAKNQAPGKIFHQSLNEANWLLATSIAYDCVYNVLSAAERARFEKNVFRPMADWLSVTQAKEFDRIHNHGTWATASVGTLGYVIGDTSYVNRALYGTKRNRTGGFLRQLDLLFSPDGYYMEGPYYIRYALMPFFQFADAVERRQPKARIYAYRDSILKKALYSAVQTSFPNGVFPPINDASRTMAIDAPEVVLAVDVAYARYGANPNLLGVAAIQNEVILNAAGLAVARDMTRSRMVPRMSWGSVEFTDGFDGQRGGLGILRSGAGRDASMLLMKYGVHGEGHGHFDKLHFIFFDGGREVVPDYGFSRWINIEPKFGGRYLPENDSYAMQTIAHNTVTVDGRSQNDANEDKDEEAWGERHFFDASSPNVQVMSAKANREYSGVGMQRTMFLIRDARLAYAVLVDLYRLTNSADHVYDYPIHFRGQLIATDVKYDASTTRQEALGSAFGYQHLWREASGQIDNHLRMTWLDGNRYYTLNTSAGGKSEVLFARTGAADPNFNLVSEPAVIVRRRGSTELFASVIEPHGYFSEAEERSLQARGVIDGVRTLASTSEGTVIEVTGASGLRWTVMVSNGPPSATAPHRVTAAGRTWQWTGNYRVDGVKAQ encoded by the coding sequence GTGTTTCTGTGGCTAGCTGGAAGGTCTCTCCTAACAGCAATCGCCGGCCTCATCGTCCCGACGCTGACGAATGCACAATCCCATCCGAGCGTCTTCATCACGAAGGCTGAAGCGCAAGCGATACGAACCGCTGCACCGCAATTTCCTCTTCTCAAGCGTTCGCTGGACGAAGCAAAAGCTATCGTTGGCAAAGCACTCGCATCTCCAATCGACGTTCCGCAGCCCGGAGAAGCGGGCGGGTACGCGCACGAGAGGCACAAGCAGAATTATCGCGAGATGCAGCTCGCTGGGGTTCTCTATCAGACCACCGGCGACCAGCGATACGCGCGCTTCGTTCGCGACATGCTCGAGAAGTACGCGGTCCTTTACCCGACACTGGGCGCGCATCCGCTCGCAAAGAATCAGGCACCCGGCAAGATCTTCCATCAAAGTCTGAACGAGGCAAACTGGCTCCTCGCGACATCGATCGCCTACGACTGCGTCTATAATGTTCTCTCGGCTGCCGAGCGAGCGCGCTTCGAGAAGAATGTCTTTCGACCGATGGCGGACTGGCTTTCGGTCACGCAGGCAAAGGAATTCGATCGCATTCACAATCACGGCACCTGGGCAACCGCATCGGTCGGGACACTCGGCTATGTGATTGGCGACACGTCGTATGTGAATCGCGCTCTCTACGGAACGAAGCGCAATCGCACTGGTGGATTTCTGCGCCAGCTCGATCTCCTTTTTTCGCCTGACGGCTATTACATGGAAGGACCGTACTACATCAGATACGCGCTGATGCCGTTCTTCCAGTTCGCCGACGCGGTCGAACGACGGCAACCGAAGGCGCGCATCTACGCCTATCGCGACAGCATCCTGAAGAAAGCGCTCTACTCGGCAGTTCAGACGTCGTTTCCAAACGGCGTGTTTCCTCCAATCAACGACGCCTCGCGCACCATGGCGATCGATGCTCCAGAGGTAGTTCTTGCAGTTGACGTCGCCTACGCGCGCTACGGCGCCAACCCGAATCTGCTCGGGGTGGCAGCGATTCAGAACGAAGTGATTCTGAATGCCGCCGGGCTGGCCGTGGCGCGCGACATGACTCGAAGCCGCATGGTGCCGAGGATGAGCTGGGGAAGTGTGGAATTCACAGACGGCTTTGACGGACAGCGTGGCGGACTCGGCATTCTTCGCTCCGGTGCCGGAAGAGACGCCTCCATGCTTCTCATGAAATACGGAGTGCACGGCGAAGGGCACGGCCACTTCGACAAGCTGCATTTCATTTTCTTCGACGGCGGTCGCGAGGTGGTCCCGGATTACGGCTTCAGCAGATGGATCAACATCGAGCCGAAGTTCGGCGGCCGTTATCTGCCGGAAAACGATTCATACGCGATGCAGACGATCGCGCACAACACAGTCACCGTGGATGGACGATCGCAGAACGACGCGAATGAAGACAAGGACGAAGAAGCGTGGGGCGAGCGCCACTTCTTCGATGCATCGAGTCCCAACGTGCAGGTGATGAGCGCGAAAGCGAACCGGGAGTACTCCGGTGTGGGAATGCAGCGAACAATGTTCCTCATTCGCGACGCGCGCCTTGCCTACGCCGTGCTTGTTGACCTGTACCGCCTCACGAACTCGGCTGATCACGTCTACGATTACCCGATTCATTTTCGCGGGCAGCTCATCGCCACGGATGTGAAGTACGACGCCAGCACGACTCGTCAGGAAGCGCTCGGCTCCGCATTCGGCTACCAGCATCTGTGGCGCGAGGCGTCGGGACAGATCGACAATCACCTGCGTATGACGTGGCTCGATGGCAACCGCTATTACACACTGAACACATCGGCCGGCGGAAAGTCCGAGGTACTGTTCGCTCGAACCGGGGCGGCTGATCCGAATTTCAACCTCGTCTCCGAGCCGGCGGTGATTGTACGGCGGCGTGGCTCGACCGAGCTCTTTGCGTCGGTCATCGAGCCGCACGGCTACTTCAGCGAGGCCGAAGAGCGCTCGCTCCAGGCGCGCGGTGTGATCGATGGTGTCCGCACCCTTGCGAGTACATCCGAGGG